A stretch of Ligilactobacillus faecis DNA encodes these proteins:
- the trhA gene encoding PAQR family membrane homeostasis protein TrhA: MNKKQQIVNEVWSAITHGIGIGLSIWLLVLLISKGLATSSALAFSAYVFYGLTLLFLYLASTLFHCLYFTKARRLFQLFDHISIYLLIAGTYMPYCIIGIKGTKGLLMWLVIACLMLFGILYHTLAKPRYQIVETLTCVLAGWLCVFTFKPLANALGPTGLLLLFLGGVSFTLGALIYSLKRRYMHIYWHLFVILGSGLMFCSIYFYLK, translated from the coding sequence TTGAATAAAAAACAACAGATCGTCAACGAAGTTTGGAGTGCGATCACACATGGGATCGGGATCGGTCTTAGTATTTGGCTTTTAGTTCTCTTGATCAGCAAAGGTTTAGCGACTTCAAGCGCCTTGGCGTTTAGTGCTTATGTATTTTACGGTTTGACGTTACTATTTTTATATTTAGCTTCTACGCTTTTTCATTGTTTATATTTTACGAAGGCCCGTAGGTTGTTTCAACTTTTTGATCACATCAGTATTTATCTTTTGATCGCAGGTACATATATGCCTTACTGCATTATTGGGATCAAAGGTACGAAAGGATTACTTATGTGGCTAGTCATTGCATGTCTGATGCTGTTTGGGATCTTATATCATACTTTGGCTAAACCACGATACCAGATCGTTGAGACACTTACTTGCGTTTTGGCAGGCTGGTTATGTGTTTTTACCTTTAAACCTTTAGCTAATGCACTAGGACCAACAGGGCTACTGTTGTTGTTTTTAGGTGGGGTCTCGTTTACTTTAGGAGCTTTGATCTATAGCTTAAAAAGGCGGTATATGCATATTTATTGGCATCTTTTCGTGATCTTAGGTTCAGG